The following proteins are co-located in the Microvirga ossetica genome:
- a CDS encoding DUF1223 domain-containing protein — MASRLTLTLAALGLAALLQPALADPPRAVVELFTSQGCSSCPPADALLVEYSRQPDIIALSLPVNYWDYLGWKDTLAHVAFTERQKAYAHGRSDRQVFTPQMIVNGKKSCIGSDRAQIEKAIQYTSKGRKTLPVAVNLSEQNGTVTIAVEETPETAQRDAEIWLLPVLKAQTVPIERGENRGKTITYANVVRGLNRLGEWRGGSARFEVSVETARRGGDAYVVLLQSTDAAKPGIILGAAKSPDF; from the coding sequence ATGGCGTCCCGTTTGACACTGACTTTGGCGGCCCTCGGTCTCGCCGCTCTTCTGCAGCCTGCCTTGGCAGATCCGCCGCGCGCGGTTGTCGAGCTGTTCACCAGCCAGGGCTGCTCCTCCTGCCCGCCGGCCGATGCGCTGCTGGTGGAATACTCCCGCCAGCCTGACATCATCGCCCTGTCCCTGCCGGTCAATTACTGGGATTATCTCGGCTGGAAGGACACGCTTGCCCATGTGGCCTTCACCGAGCGGCAGAAGGCCTATGCCCATGGCCGCAGCGACCGGCAGGTCTTCACGCCGCAGATGATCGTCAACGGCAAGAAGTCCTGCATCGGCTCCGACAGGGCCCAGATCGAGAAGGCGATCCAATACACCTCGAAGGGTCGCAAGACCCTGCCGGTCGCGGTCAATCTCAGCGAGCAGAACGGCACGGTGACGATCGCAGTCGAGGAGACGCCCGAGACCGCGCAGCGCGATGCGGAGATCTGGCTCCTGCCCGTCCTGAAGGCGCAGACGGTGCCGATCGAACGCGGCGAGAACCGCGGCAAGACCATCACCTACGCCAATGTGGTGCGCGGCCTGAACCGCCTCGGCGAATGGCGCGGCGGCTCCGCCCGCTTCGAGGTGTCCGTCGAGACCGCCCGCAGGGGCGGGGACGCCTATGTGGTGCTGCTGCAGAGCACCGATGCGGCAAAGCCGGGAATCATCCTGGGCGCCGCGAAGAGCCCCGACTTCTAA
- a CDS encoding TPM domain-containing protein: MISAQDQARLAQAIGDVEDDTSGEIVLVIAEQAGHYRAIPLLWALLAALATPWSLLWLTALSASRILLIQLAVALVLSFVLSWPKLRYALVPRSIKHAQGHEAASREFLRRGLTRTREKTGVLIYLALAEHHAEILADTGIADRVDAGIWAGIVADLTAAIGAGRLTEGLIEAIRRIGAILAEHVPPRLDDVDELPDKVIILP, translated from the coding sequence ATGATTTCAGCCCAGGATCAGGCGCGCCTCGCCCAGGCGATCGGCGACGTGGAGGACGACACCTCCGGCGAGATCGTGCTCGTGATTGCCGAGCAGGCGGGCCATTACCGCGCCATCCCCCTGCTCTGGGCCCTGCTCGCAGCCCTGGCGACGCCGTGGTCGCTGCTCTGGCTCACGGCGCTCAGCGCTTCGCGCATCCTCCTGATCCAGCTCGCGGTGGCGCTCGTGCTGAGTTTCGTCCTGTCCTGGCCGAAGCTGCGCTACGCCCTGGTGCCGCGCTCCATCAAGCATGCGCAAGGACACGAGGCGGCCTCGCGCGAGTTCCTCCGGCGCGGTCTCACCCGCACCCGGGAGAAGACCGGCGTGCTGATCTATCTGGCGCTCGCCGAACACCATGCGGAGATCCTCGCCGATACCGGCATCGCGGACCGGGTCGATGCGGGGATCTGGGCCGGCATCGTCGCCGATCTGACCGCCGCCATCGGGGCGGGCCGGCTCACGGAGGGGCTGATCGAGGCGATCCGACGCATCGGCGCGATCCTGGCGGAGCACGTCCCGCCGCGCCTCGACGACGTGGACGAATTGCCCGACAAGGTGATCATCCTGCCGTGA
- a CDS encoding TPM domain-containing protein, whose product MRDCYSAFWFRRTPSRTTPTPAPPRKGEGRIVALVLIALALLLVSLPALAQTFPQLTGRVVDAANLLRPEERAAIEAKLKAHEDKTTDQVVVATLRSLEGYPIEDYANRLFRHWQIGQKGKDNGALLLVAPQERKVRIEVGYGLEGALTDALSKVIITTAVAPQFQKGNFAGGIDAGVDAMLSILTGDAEEWHRRAEVREDDTTGFDPVVAFIILLILFILISRLMGAGRGRSVRGGRRGPWIIPTGGGWSGGGGGWSGGGGFSGGGGSSGGGGASGSW is encoded by the coding sequence ATGCGCGACTGCTACAGCGCGTTCTGGTTTCGCCGTACGCCCAGTCGAACCACCCCCACCCCTGCCCCTCCCCGCAAGGGAGAGGGAAGAATCGTGGCGCTCGTCCTCATCGCGCTTGCCCTCCTCCTCGTCTCCCTCCCTGCCCTCGCCCAGACCTTTCCGCAGCTCACCGGCCGCGTCGTCGATGCCGCGAACCTTCTCAGACCCGAGGAGCGGGCGGCGATCGAGGCGAAGCTGAAAGCCCATGAGGACAAGACCACCGACCAGGTAGTCGTCGCCACATTGCGCTCCCTCGAAGGCTATCCGATCGAGGATTATGCCAACCGCCTGTTCCGGCACTGGCAGATCGGCCAGAAGGGCAAGGACAACGGCGCCCTTCTTCTCGTGGCGCCGCAGGAGCGCAAGGTGCGCATCGAGGTCGGCTACGGGCTCGAGGGCGCGCTGACGGATGCGCTCTCCAAGGTCATCATCACCACTGCCGTCGCGCCGCAATTCCAGAAGGGCAATTTTGCCGGGGGCATCGATGCGGGGGTCGATGCCATGCTCTCGATCCTGACCGGAGATGCGGAGGAATGGCATCGCCGCGCCGAAGTGCGCGAGGACGACACCACGGGCTTCGACCCGGTTGTCGCCTTCATCATTCTGCTGATCCTGTTCATCCTGATCTCGCGCCTGATGGGCGCCGGACGGGGTCGCAGCGTCAGGGGCGGGCGCCGCGGGCCGTGGATCATCCCGACGGGAGGCGGCTGGTCCGGCGGCGGCGGAGGGTGGTCCGGCGGGGGTGGCTTCTCGGGGGGAGGCGGTTCGTCCGGCGGCGGCGGTGCTTCGGGGAGCTGGTAG
- a CDS encoding LemA family protein → MTALLLRMRVALTGMILALALSGCGINNVPTLEEQAKAAWSEVQNQYQRRADLIPNLVETVKGFAQQEREVLTQVTEARAKATQIQVDASTVTDPEKFRQFQEAQNQLSGALGRLLATVERYPELKSNANFLALQSQLEGTENRIAVARRDYISSVQAFNTELRTIPGRWIAAIVYPNAKPMETFTATAGSERPPEVKF, encoded by the coding sequence ATGACGGCTTTGCTTTTACGGATGCGCGTGGCGCTGACCGGCATGATCCTGGCCCTGGCTCTGTCCGGCTGCGGCATCAACAACGTCCCGACCCTGGAAGAGCAGGCCAAGGCGGCCTGGAGCGAGGTTCAGAACCAGTACCAGCGCCGGGCCGACCTCATTCCCAACCTCGTCGAGACGGTGAAAGGCTTCGCCCAGCAGGAGCGCGAGGTGCTGACGCAGGTCACGGAAGCGCGGGCGAAGGCGACGCAGATCCAGGTCGATGCCTCGACCGTCACCGATCCTGAAAAATTCCGCCAGTTCCAGGAGGCGCAGAACCAGCTCTCCGGGGCGCTGGGCCGGCTTCTCGCCACCGTCGAGCGCTATCCCGAGCTGAAGTCCAACGCCAATTTCCTGGCCCTGCAATCCCAGCTCGAAGGCACGGAGAACCGCATCGCGGTGGCGCGGCGCGACTACATTTCCTCGGTGCAGGCCTTCAACACGGAGCTGCGCACGATCCCCGGCCGCTGGATCGCCGCCATCGTCTATCCGAACGCCAAGCCGATGGAGACCTTCACCGCCACCGCCGGCTCCGAACGCCCGCCCGAGGTGAAGTTCTAG
- the rlmN gene encoding 23S rRNA (adenine(2503)-C(2))-methyltransferase RlmN, which translates to MATVLDIAKHNPNAATLAVSDAARVAGFVEKKAELNVVAGAAPGGASLIGLTRDQLKDSLAAIGVPERDLKMRVAQLWHWIYFRGAKDFAEMTNVGKELRARLAAAYTLARPQVVSEQVSKDGTRKWLIRMASTGPLDKGAEIECVYIPEVDRGTLCVSSQVGCTLTCSFCHTGTQRLVRNLTSAEIVAQLIVARDSIGDWPHATPPEGAQEKGLLPTDGSRFVSNIVFMGMGEPLYNTDNVIAAIDVMSDGEGLTLSRRRITVSTSGVVPQMERLGSEANTMLAISLHAVRDELRDDLVPINRKYDIGQLLDACRAYPGLSNARRITFEYVMLKGVNDSDADARQLVRLLKGIPAKINLIPFNPWPGSKYECSDWERIERFSEIVFRAGYASPVRTPRGRDILAACGQLKSETEKLRARARMMAEQGIGAEGVYAVGNGE; encoded by the coding sequence ATGGCGACGGTGCTCGACATCGCCAAGCATAACCCCAATGCGGCCACCTTGGCCGTGAGCGATGCCGCGCGCGTGGCCGGGTTCGTCGAAAAGAAGGCGGAGTTGAACGTCGTGGCGGGAGCCGCTCCCGGCGGCGCTTCGCTGATCGGCCTCACCCGTGACCAGCTCAAGGATTCGCTTGCCGCCATCGGCGTGCCCGAGCGCGATCTCAAGATGCGCGTGGCCCAGCTCTGGCACTGGATCTATTTCCGCGGCGCGAAGGATTTCGCCGAGATGACCAATGTAGGCAAGGAGCTGCGCGCGCGTCTCGCCGCTGCCTACACCCTTGCCCGCCCGCAGGTGGTCTCCGAGCAGGTGTCGAAGGACGGCACCCGCAAGTGGTTGATCCGCATGGCCTCGACCGGCCCGCTCGACAAGGGCGCGGAGATCGAGTGCGTGTATATTCCGGAAGTCGACCGCGGCACGCTCTGCGTGTCGAGCCAGGTCGGCTGCACGCTCACCTGTTCCTTCTGCCACACGGGCACCCAGCGCCTCGTGCGCAACCTGACCTCGGCCGAGATCGTGGCGCAGCTCATCGTCGCCCGCGATTCCATCGGCGACTGGCCCCATGCGACGCCGCCGGAGGGCGCCCAAGAGAAGGGACTTTTGCCCACCGACGGCAGCCGCTTCGTGTCGAACATCGTGTTCATGGGCATGGGCGAGCCGCTCTACAACACCGACAACGTGATCGCCGCCATCGACGTGATGTCGGACGGCGAGGGCCTGACCCTCTCGCGCCGACGCATCACGGTCTCCACCTCCGGCGTCGTGCCGCAGATGGAGCGCTTGGGCAGCGAGGCGAACACGATGCTCGCGATCTCGCTCCACGCGGTGCGGGACGAGCTGCGCGACGACCTGGTGCCGATCAACCGCAAATACGACATCGGGCAGCTGCTCGATGCCTGCCGCGCCTATCCCGGCCTGTCGAATGCGCGGCGCATCACCTTCGAATACGTGATGCTCAAGGGCGTCAACGATTCGGACGCCGATGCGCGCCAGCTCGTGCGGCTCCTGAAGGGCATCCCGGCGAAGATCAACCTGATCCCGTTCAATCCCTGGCCCGGCTCGAAATACGAATGCTCGGACTGGGAGCGGATCGAGCGCTTTTCCGAGATCGTCTTCCGCGCCGGCTACGCCTCGCCCGTGCGCACCCCGCGCGGCCGCGACATCCTCGCCGCCTGCGGCCAGCTCAAGAGCGAGACCGAAAAGCTGCGCGCCCGCGCCCGCATGATGGCCGAACAGGGCATCGGCGCCGAGGGCGTCTATGCGGTGGGGAACGGGGAGTAG
- a CDS encoding YkvA family protein, with the protein MSEPFMKPFSKAEMEAMRQATRDEEGLKRRFWAKLKRVAGKIPFAEDLVAAFFCATDPSTPSRVKLILLGAIAYFVFPADAITDLLPLFGFADDAAVLAAAITQVAGSITEEHRARAREALEDRAEDAAKA; encoded by the coding sequence ATGAGTGAACCCTTCATGAAGCCTTTCAGCAAGGCCGAGATGGAGGCCATGCGCCAAGCGACACGGGACGAGGAGGGTCTCAAGCGTCGCTTCTGGGCCAAGCTGAAGCGCGTCGCGGGCAAGATCCCCTTCGCGGAGGATCTCGTCGCCGCCTTCTTCTGCGCCACTGATCCGTCGACGCCGAGCCGGGTGAAGCTGATTCTCCTTGGCGCGATCGCCTATTTCGTCTTCCCGGCGGATGCGATCACCGATCTCCTGCCCCTGTTCGGCTTCGCCGACGACGCGGCCGTCCTCGCCGCTGCGATCACGCAGGTCGCCGGCTCCATCACCGAGGAGCACCGTGCGCGGGCCCGCGAGGCCCTGGAAGACCGCGCGGAGGATGCGGCGAAAGCTTGA
- a CDS encoding SDR family NAD(P)-dependent oxidoreductase — translation MKLDKLMAAIVTGGASGLGEATARMLAASGAKVAILDMNAERGDAVAREIGAVFCLCDVTDEASIDSALAAARAVNDVERILVNCVGIAPGKRTVAKKRETGELIPHDVPSFRRAVEINLIGTYAMISKCATAMAALDPVTPDGGRGVIVNTSSVAAQDGQIGQAAYAASKGGVLGLTLPVARDLSGFGIRVMTIMPGLFHTPLFEGIAEDYRKALEANVPFPSRLGRPEEYAKLVKAIIENDMLNGEGIRLDGALRMQPK, via the coding sequence ATGAAGCTCGACAAACTGATGGCAGCCATCGTCACCGGAGGCGCCTCCGGCCTCGGCGAGGCCACGGCCCGCATGCTCGCCGCAAGCGGCGCCAAGGTAGCCATTCTCGATATGAACGCGGAGCGCGGCGACGCGGTTGCGCGCGAGATCGGAGCCGTCTTCTGCCTATGCGACGTGACCGACGAGGCCTCCATCGATTCGGCGCTGGCCGCGGCCCGCGCCGTCAACGACGTCGAGCGCATCCTGGTCAATTGCGTCGGCATCGCGCCGGGCAAGCGCACCGTCGCGAAGAAGCGCGAGACGGGCGAGCTTATCCCGCACGACGTGCCAAGCTTCCGCCGTGCGGTCGAGATCAACCTGATCGGCACCTATGCCATGATCTCGAAATGCGCGACGGCCATGGCCGCGCTCGACCCCGTGACGCCGGATGGCGGGCGCGGCGTCATCGTCAACACCTCGTCGGTCGCGGCGCAGGATGGGCAGATCGGCCAGGCGGCCTACGCCGCCTCCAAGGGCGGCGTGCTGGGACTGACGCTGCCCGTCGCCCGCGACCTGTCGGGCTTCGGCATCCGGGTCATGACGATCATGCCGGGCCTCTTCCACACGCCGCTCTTCGAGGGTATCGCCGAGGATTACCGCAAGGCACTCGAAGCCAACGTGCCGTTCCCCTCGCGCTTAGGAAGGCCCGAGGAATATGCGAAGCTGGTAAAGGCGATCATCGAGAACGACATGCTCAACGGCGAAGGCATCCGCCTCGACGGCGCCCTGCGCATGCAGCCGAAGTAA
- a CDS encoding transposase → MPVQPHVPDLLSTWLAPFRSGLTGPTFRHALVLVLGALLTPGRRTVTAMLTVVGLARTRSFTNYHRVLNRNQWSSREVARRLLGLLVAAFVPTGPVVIGLDDTLERRWGARIRARGIYRDPVRSSHGHFVKASGLRWLSIMMLAPIPWAGRVWALPFLTVLAPSERFSREHRQRHKALTDWARQALLQVARWLPDRRLVAVADQSYAAIELLNAVRHRLCMITRLRLDARLFTPAPRRRPGTRGRPRVVGQRLPSLAERLANPKTAWRQVWVDGWYGGGERLIEFISGTAIWHHPGKHVPIRYVLVRDVAGLLKPQAFLCTDLQADPLEIVRWFVRRWSTEVTFAEARRHLGMETQRQWSDKAIARTTPALLGLFSLVSLWTADPAIRRLARPQCAAWYNKRTITFSDALAAVRRSLWAAAVSDASRRPANMTKGQIDVLKRLTATLCYPA, encoded by the coding sequence ATGCCCGTCCAGCCCCATGTTCCTGACCTCCTGTCCACCTGGCTGGCTCCGTTCCGGTCCGGCCTGACCGGACCAACCTTCCGCCATGCCCTTGTGCTCGTCCTGGGGGCTCTTCTCACCCCGGGCCGTCGCACCGTCACGGCCATGCTCACCGTTGTTGGCCTCGCCCGCACCCGCAGCTTCACGAACTATCACCGTGTGCTCAACCGCAACCAGTGGTCCAGCCGCGAGGTGGCGCGCCGTCTGCTCGGCCTGCTGGTGGCAGCTTTTGTGCCGACCGGGCCAGTGGTGATTGGCCTGGATGACACCCTTGAGCGTCGCTGGGGTGCCCGGATCAGGGCCCGTGGCATCTACCGGGATCCGGTCCGCTCCTCCCATGGCCACTTCGTCAAAGCCTCGGGATTGCGCTGGCTGTCCATCATGATGCTCGCTCCCATCCCGTGGGCCGGTCGCGTGTGGGCCTTGCCCTTCCTGACGGTGCTGGCGCCCTCCGAGCGCTTCTCGCGTGAGCATCGCCAGCGTCACAAGGCGCTCACGGACTGGGCCCGACAAGCCCTTCTCCAGGTCGCCCGCTGGCTGCCGGACCGGCGCCTCGTGGCAGTGGCTGATCAGAGCTACGCGGCGATTGAGCTGCTGAACGCGGTTCGGCATCGCCTGTGCATGATCACGCGCCTGCGCCTGGATGCGCGCCTGTTCACGCCGGCTCCGCGCCGTCGGCCCGGAACCCGAGGACGCCCTCGCGTTGTTGGTCAACGTCTTCCGAGCCTGGCCGAACGCCTGGCCAATCCCAAGACGGCGTGGCGGCAGGTTTGGGTCGACGGCTGGTACGGCGGTGGCGAACGCCTGATTGAGTTCATCTCGGGCACGGCGATCTGGCACCATCCCGGCAAGCACGTGCCGATCCGCTATGTTCTGGTGCGGGACGTGGCCGGCCTCCTCAAGCCACAGGCGTTTCTGTGTACGGACCTGCAAGCCGATCCTCTTGAGATCGTGCGCTGGTTCGTGCGGCGCTGGAGCACCGAGGTGACCTTTGCCGAGGCTCGCAGACACCTGGGGATGGAGACGCAACGCCAATGGTCGGACAAGGCGATCGCCCGCACGACACCAGCCCTGCTGGGGCTGTTCTCGCTGGTCAGTCTCTGGACCGCTGACCCCGCCATTCGGCGCTTGGCTCGCCCGCAGTGTGCCGCTTGGTACAATAAGCGCACCATCACCTTCAGCGATGCTCTGGCGGCCGTCCGACGCTCGCTCTGGGCCGCCGCAGTTTCTGATGCGTCACGCCGGCCCGCCAACATGACAAAAGGCCAAATCGATGTTCTGAAGCGATTGACGGCGACACTCTGCTATCCAGCATAA
- a CDS encoding GFA family protein, producing MTETRTETRIRTGGCACGQLTFATRGEPKRVGLCHCMTCRKISGAPVSAYVIFAVDQVTISGDFRSWSATPKTEDCFCPICGSQVFARYSDIEIEIRLGAFDEPNLFTPTYELWAKRREHWLCTPDLESFSENREASPSASS from the coding sequence ATGACTGAGACACGGACCGAGACACGCATCCGCACGGGAGGCTGCGCCTGCGGGCAGCTCACCTTCGCGACCCGCGGCGAGCCGAAGCGCGTGGGGCTCTGCCATTGCATGACCTGCCGCAAGATCAGCGGCGCACCCGTCAGCGCCTACGTGATCTTCGCCGTCGATCAGGTCACGATTTCGGGAGATTTCCGGAGCTGGTCCGCAACGCCCAAGACAGAGGACTGCTTCTGCCCGATATGCGGCTCGCAGGTCTTCGCTCGGTATTCCGATATCGAGATCGAAATCAGGCTCGGCGCCTTCGACGAGCCCAACCTGTTCACGCCGACCTACGAATTGTGGGCCAAGCGTCGCGAGCACTGGCTCTGCACGCCGGATCTCGAAAGCTTTTCCGAGAACCGGGAAGCTTCTCCCTCAGCCTCATCCTGA
- a CDS encoding 4a-hydroxytetrahydrobiopterin dehydratase, producing MPRLTETERSELLPALDGWTLVEGRDALHKRFVFEDFNAAFGWMTRVALAAEAMNHHPDWSNSYNKVDVTLSTHDAKGLTRRDIELAQRMDQMAAGLARR from the coding sequence ATGCCCCGATTGACCGAGACTGAACGTTCCGAACTCCTGCCCGCCCTCGATGGCTGGACGCTCGTCGAAGGCCGCGATGCCCTGCACAAGCGTTTCGTCTTCGAGGATTTCAACGCGGCCTTCGGCTGGATGACGCGCGTCGCGCTCGCGGCCGAAGCGATGAACCACCATCCGGACTGGTCCAACAGCTACAACAAGGTCGATGTGACGCTCTCCACCCACGACGCCAAGGGCCTGACGCGCCGCGACATCGAGCTCGCGCAGCGCATGGACCAGATGGCCGCCGGGCTGGCGAGGCGATAG
- a CDS encoding YeiH family protein: MNRNRIAQLAPGIALCAAIALAAILLQRLEEHWTGRPWLEALVIAILLGTATRTFWTPGTRWVPGIGFSAKTLLEIAVMLLGASISAQAVLEAGFGLMLGIAVVVTLAIGASYALGRWLDLPWRMAVLVACGNAICGNSAIAAVAPVIGAKPQDVASSIAFTAILGVVVVLALPLLVPILDLSLTQYGVLAGLTVYAVPQVLAATMPVSAISTQLGTLVKLVRVLMLGPVVIGLSLVAGRGATEATMRLSWSRLVPWFILGFLSLAVLRSLGFIPDALLRIASPVATLLTIISMAALGLGVDLRVLGRVGGRVTLAVTLSLLVLITISLALIRLLGLP, encoded by the coding sequence ATGAACCGCAACCGCATCGCGCAACTGGCGCCCGGAATCGCCCTGTGCGCGGCGATCGCGCTTGCGGCCATTCTCCTGCAGCGGCTCGAGGAGCATTGGACGGGGCGGCCCTGGCTCGAGGCGCTCGTCATCGCGATCCTGCTCGGCACAGCGACGAGAACATTTTGGACGCCCGGAACGCGCTGGGTTCCCGGCATCGGCTTCTCGGCCAAAACCCTGCTCGAGATCGCCGTGATGCTGCTCGGGGCATCGATCAGCGCCCAGGCGGTGCTCGAGGCGGGCTTCGGATTGATGCTCGGCATCGCCGTCGTGGTGACGCTGGCGATCGGCGCGAGCTACGCGCTCGGCCGCTGGCTCGACCTGCCTTGGCGCATGGCGGTGCTGGTCGCCTGCGGCAACGCGATCTGCGGCAACTCCGCCATCGCCGCCGTTGCGCCCGTGATCGGCGCAAAGCCGCAGGATGTCGCCTCCTCCATCGCGTTCACCGCGATCCTCGGCGTCGTCGTCGTTCTCGCCCTGCCGCTGCTGGTGCCGATCCTCGATCTGTCGCTCACGCAATACGGCGTGCTTGCCGGTCTCACCGTCTATGCGGTGCCGCAGGTTCTCGCGGCGACCATGCCGGTGAGCGCGATCAGCACCCAGCTCGGCACCCTGGTGAAGCTGGTGCGTGTGCTGATGCTCGGCCCGGTGGTGATCGGCCTCTCGCTGGTCGCGGGCCGCGGGGCGACGGAAGCGACAATGCGCCTGTCCTGGAGCCGGTTGGTGCCCTGGTTCATCCTCGGCTTCTTAAGCCTCGCCGTGCTGCGCTCCCTCGGCTTCATTCCCGACGCGCTCTTACGCATCGCGAGCCCGGTCGCGACGCTTCTCACGATCATCTCCATGGCGGCGCTCGGCCTCGGGGTCGATCTGCGGGTTCTCGGCCGCGTCGGCGGGCGGGTGACGCTCGCCGTGACACTCTCGCTCCTGGTGCTGATCACCATCAGTCTCGCGCTGATCCGGCTGCTCGGGCTGCCGTGA
- a CDS encoding histidine phosphatase family protein, with translation MASLIFLTHPEVVIDPDRPVPEWPLNATGRARMERFAERLADRDVSAVYASTERKAMDGAAIVAERLGLSYDTDEALGENDRSSTGFIAPPEFWDVVREFFGNPHESIRGWERAIDAQTRIVNAVSRILREDETSGDIVVVSHGGVGCLLTAHLQKVEIGRESRPSHPGGGCFIRIDRDTFALTQDWRTIEDGFVS, from the coding sequence ATGGCTTCGCTCATCTTCCTCACCCATCCCGAGGTGGTCATCGACCCCGACCGGCCCGTTCCCGAATGGCCCCTGAACGCCACCGGGCGCGCGCGCATGGAGCGCTTTGCCGAGCGGCTTGCGGACAGAGATGTCTCCGCCGTCTATGCGAGCACCGAGCGCAAGGCCATGGACGGCGCCGCCATCGTGGCGGAGCGGCTCGGCCTGTCCTACGACACCGACGAGGCGTTGGGCGAAAACGACCGCTCGTCGACGGGCTTCATCGCGCCGCCGGAATTCTGGGACGTGGTGCGCGAGTTCTTCGGCAATCCGCATGAGAGCATCCGCGGCTGGGAGCGCGCCATCGACGCGCAGACGCGCATCGTGAATGCGGTCAGTCGGATCCTGCGCGAAGACGAGACCTCCGGCGACATCGTCGTGGTATCGCACGGCGGCGTCGGCTGCCTGCTCACCGCGCACCTGCAGAAGGTCGAGATCGGACGGGAAAGCCGTCCTTCCCATCCGGGCGGCGGCTGCTTCATCCGCATCGACCGCGACACGTTCGCGCTGACGCAGGATTGGCGCACCATCGAGGATGGGTTTGTGTCCTGA
- the thpR gene encoding RNA 2',3'-cyclic phosphodiesterase → MPRLFTGIEIPPEITLALSQFRGGLPGARWVDPENYHLTLRFIGDIDDRMADDVTSILGETRARHPLSITIDGLDSFGGGKPRAVFVRTSGNGELNALQAEQERLLRQVGLPPETRKFTPHVTLARLKNASPIDVADYIAIRGHFPKLAFTAERFVLYSSRASVGGGPYVVEAAYPLS, encoded by the coding sequence ATGCCACGCCTGTTCACCGGCATCGAGATCCCGCCCGAAATCACCCTCGCCCTGTCGCAGTTTCGCGGCGGGTTGCCAGGCGCACGCTGGGTCGACCCCGAGAATTATCATCTCACCTTGCGCTTCATCGGCGACATCGACGACCGCATGGCGGACGACGTCACCTCGATCCTCGGTGAGACCCGCGCCCGCCATCCGCTCAGCATCACCATCGACGGACTCGACAGCTTCGGCGGCGGAAAGCCCCGCGCGGTCTTCGTCCGCACATCCGGCAACGGCGAACTGAACGCGCTGCAGGCGGAGCAGGAGCGGCTCCTGCGCCAGGTCGGCCTGCCGCCGGAAACGCGCAAGTTCACGCCGCATGTGACCCTCGCGCGGCTGAAGAACGCCTCGCCCATCGATGTGGCGGATTACATCGCGATACGCGGTCATTTCCCGAAGCTCGCCTTCACCGCCGAGCGCTTCGTGCTCTATTCCTCGCGCGCCTCGGTCGGCGGCGGGCCCTATGTGGTCGAGGCCGCCTATCCCTTGAGCTGA